The Rosa rugosa chromosome 1, drRosRugo1.1, whole genome shotgun sequence genomic sequence GCTGCTCCTTTGTTGAGGATGCATTTTCATGATTGCTTCGTTAGGGTACGTGTTCAACAATCAATTACTAAGGACTAGCTTTTAATCGATTAAAAAGTTTCATGTTCCTACTGAATTTTTTGTTTGCATGCAGGGATGTGATGGCTCTGTGCTAATTAATTCAACAGCAAGCAATCAAGCAGAGAAAGCAAATACCGCCAACCAAAGCTTGAGAGGGTTCCATGTCATTGACGCTGTAAAATCTGCAGTAGAAAAGAAGTGTCCCGGCATTGTTTCCTGTGCAGATATCTTGGCGTTGGTAGCACGCGACGCAGTAGGATTTGTAAGACAAATTAGAACTTTTTCATCCACATAATTCAATCTCAATTTATTGATGATTTGATGCATGTATTGGGATTTATTGAATGAGTATTTTGTTTCAGCTTCATCATGGAGCATTTTGGCAAGTTCCAACAGGACGTAGAGATGGGAGAGTGTCATTAGCCTCAGAGGCCGCAAGAAACTTACCTCCTCCAATTGCCAACATTACTCAGCTAAAAGCAATGTTTAGCGGAAAGGGTCTAAGTGTTAAAGACCTTGCGGTTCTATCAggtagattatatatatatctgttgCACTTTGTCGCTTGCTTTTGTTTCAAGAAACTCTAATTTATTTGAGCTCATCTGATTTGGTCTTAATCAGGAGGGCACACAATCGGAACATCTCACTGTGGACCCGTCACAAATCGATTGTACAACTTCACTGGCCGCGGTGATACAGACCCGAGTTTGGACAAAAATTACATTGCACAGttgaagatcaaatgcaaaCCAGGAGATATCACTACCACCATTTTGGAGATGGACCCCGGAAGCTTCAAGAGGTTTGATGAAGATTACTACACTCTAGTCTCTAAAAGAAGAGGGCTTTTCCAATCTGATGCTGCTCTTCTCGATGACACTGAGACGAAAGCGTACGTGTTACGTCAAGCCACCACTCATGGATCTACATTTCTAAAAGATTTTGCTGCCTCAATGGTGAAGATGGGTAAAATTGGAGTCCTCACTGGCTCAGCTGGTGAAATTAGGAAGCAATGTGCTTTTATTAATTGACGATCATggaaagtttttattttttgttcgtTTTGTTTCGGCTGCTGGTTGGGTTTTGAAGTGTTTGTATATTGATCATGTA encodes the following:
- the LOC133744423 gene encoding peroxidase 27-like, yielding MAIHQKLLSVFVLLVLLAFNLSDAQNLKVGFYHKTCPNLEAIVAATTNQYISRAPTLAAPLLRMHFHDCFVRGCDGSVLINSTASNQAEKANTANQSLRGFHVIDAVKSAVEKKCPGIVSCADILALVARDAVGFLHHGAFWQVPTGRRDGRVSLASEAARNLPPPIANITQLKAMFSGKGLSVKDLAVLSGGHTIGTSHCGPVTNRLYNFTGRGDTDPSLDKNYIAQLKIKCKPGDITTTILEMDPGSFKRFDEDYYTLVSKRRGLFQSDAALLDDTETKAYVLRQATTHGSTFLKDFAASMVKMGKIGVLTGSAGEIRKQCAFIN